A portion of the Scleropages formosus chromosome 13, fSclFor1.1, whole genome shotgun sequence genome contains these proteins:
- the LOC108925432 gene encoding palmitoyltransferase ZDHHC15B-like isoform X2, whose translation MFSWTYWKSIFTPPFSPSKKFQLSYLDKERYELEERPDVQKQILIEIARKLPVFTRAASGAIRFCDRCQVIKPDRCHHCSVCETCVLKMDHHCPWVNNCVGFSNYKFFLLFLAYSMVYCIFIAATSFQYFLKFWVGELPNGPAKFHVLFLMFVALMFFVSLMFLFGYHCWLVAKNRSTLEAFSAPFFQSGPDKNGFNLGFRSNLLQVFGEERKLWLLPIFTSLGDGHYFPMRSQSESRNPLLANEERWEEDGGSDEEGAAIQRDPSVTIEMDS comes from the exons ATGTTTTCCTGGACCTACTGGAAGTCTATATTTACACCTCCTTTCTCCCCATCAAAGAAG TTTCAGCTTTCGTACTTGGACAAGGAGAGGTATGAACTGGAAGAGAGGCCCGATGTACAGAAGCAGATCCTCATTGAGATAGCGAGAAAACTTCCCGTCTTCACACGCGCAGCATCTGGAG CTATCAGGTTCTGCGACCGCTGCCAGGTGATAAAGCCAGACCGCTGCCACCACTGCTCTGTCTGCGAAAC gTGTGTCCTCAAAATGGATCATCATTGTCCATG GGTAAACAACTGTGTGGGATTTTCCAACTACAAgttctttctgctgtttctcGCATACTCCATGGTGTACTGCATCTTCATTGCTGCAACATCCTTTCAGTATTTCCTCAAGTTCTGGGTG GGGGAGCTGCCCAATGGTCCGGCCAAGTTCCACGTACTCTTCCTCATGTTCGTGGCCCTCATGTTCTTTGTCAGCCTCATGTTCCTCTTCGGCTACCACTGCTGGCTGGTGGCCAAAAACAGGTCTACTTTGG aggccTTCTCAGCTCCCTTTTTCCAGAGTGGACCTGACAAGAATGGTTTCAATCTTGGCTTCCGTAGCAACCTGCTACAGGTCTTTGGAGAAGAGAGGAAACTCTGGCTCCTTCCCATTTTCACAAG CCTGGGTGACGGTCACTACTTCCCCATGAGGAGCCAGAGTGAATCCCGCAATCCTTTATTAGCTAATGAGGAGCGCTGGGAGGAGGATGGCGGATCAGATGAAGAGGGTGCCG CCATTCAGAGGGACCCTTCTGTCACCATAGAGATGGATTCCTAA
- the LOC108925432 gene encoding palmitoyltransferase ZDHHC15B-like isoform X1 translates to MALSAGLRCCQRIFSWIPVVIITSIVLWSYYAYVFELCLFTISHTLEKVAYLLVFHACFVMFSWTYWKSIFTPPFSPSKKFQLSYLDKERYELEERPDVQKQILIEIARKLPVFTRAASGAIRFCDRCQVIKPDRCHHCSVCETCVLKMDHHCPWVNNCVGFSNYKFFLLFLAYSMVYCIFIAATSFQYFLKFWVGELPNGPAKFHVLFLMFVALMFFVSLMFLFGYHCWLVAKNRSTLEAFSAPFFQSGPDKNGFNLGFRSNLLQVFGEERKLWLLPIFTSLGDGHYFPMRSQSESRNPLLANEERWEEDGGSDEEGAAIQRDPSVTIEMDS, encoded by the exons ATGGCTCTGTCGGCAGGTTTGAGATGCTGCCAAAGAATATTCTCCTGGATACCTGTTGTTATCATCACGTCTATAGTCTTGTGGTCTTATTATGCCTACGTGTTTGAGCTCTGTTTGT TCACCATCAGCCACACACTGGAAAAAg TGGCCTACCTCCTCGTGTTCCATGCTTGCTTTGTTATGTTTTCCTGGACCTACTGGAAGTCTATATTTACACCTCCTTTCTCCCCATCAAAGAAG TTTCAGCTTTCGTACTTGGACAAGGAGAGGTATGAACTGGAAGAGAGGCCCGATGTACAGAAGCAGATCCTCATTGAGATAGCGAGAAAACTTCCCGTCTTCACACGCGCAGCATCTGGAG CTATCAGGTTCTGCGACCGCTGCCAGGTGATAAAGCCAGACCGCTGCCACCACTGCTCTGTCTGCGAAAC gTGTGTCCTCAAAATGGATCATCATTGTCCATG GGTAAACAACTGTGTGGGATTTTCCAACTACAAgttctttctgctgtttctcGCATACTCCATGGTGTACTGCATCTTCATTGCTGCAACATCCTTTCAGTATTTCCTCAAGTTCTGGGTG GGGGAGCTGCCCAATGGTCCGGCCAAGTTCCACGTACTCTTCCTCATGTTCGTGGCCCTCATGTTCTTTGTCAGCCTCATGTTCCTCTTCGGCTACCACTGCTGGCTGGTGGCCAAAAACAGGTCTACTTTGG aggccTTCTCAGCTCCCTTTTTCCAGAGTGGACCTGACAAGAATGGTTTCAATCTTGGCTTCCGTAGCAACCTGCTACAGGTCTTTGGAGAAGAGAGGAAACTCTGGCTCCTTCCCATTTTCACAAG CCTGGGTGACGGTCACTACTTCCCCATGAGGAGCCAGAGTGAATCCCGCAATCCTTTATTAGCTAATGAGGAGCGCTGGGAGGAGGATGGCGGATCAGATGAAGAGGGTGCCG CCATTCAGAGGGACCCTTCTGTCACCATAGAGATGGATTCCTAA